A part of Gramella sp. MAR_2010_147 genomic DNA contains:
- a CDS encoding dihydrofolate reductase, whose protein sequence is MLTMIAAAAENNALGKDNDLVWHLPDDFKRFKRFTSGHHIIMGRKTFESFPKLLPNRTHVIITRQKDYQPKDTIVVGSIEEAIKVSKLDEQPFIIGGGEIYKLGMEMSRKIELTRVHGEFEADTYFPEINEDEWELVKEQFHDKDEKHDYSFTYLTYERK, encoded by the coding sequence ATGCTTACAATGATCGCTGCTGCTGCAGAAAATAACGCATTGGGAAAAGACAACGACCTCGTCTGGCATTTACCAGACGATTTTAAGAGATTTAAAAGGTTCACTTCCGGCCATCATATTATTATGGGAAGAAAGACCTTCGAATCATTCCCTAAATTACTGCCTAATCGAACTCATGTAATTATTACGCGCCAAAAAGATTATCAGCCAAAAGATACCATTGTTGTTGGTTCTATTGAAGAAGCCATTAAAGTTTCCAAGCTCGATGAACAACCTTTTATTATTGGCGGCGGAGAGATCTACAAATTAGGAATGGAAATGTCCAGGAAAATTGAACTTACTCGTGTTCATGGAGAGTTTGAAGCCGATACTTATTTCCCTGAAATTAATGAGGATGAATGGGAATTGGTGAAAGAGCAATTTCACGACAAAGATGAAAAACATGATTATTCTTTTACGTATTTAACCTATGAGCGTAAATGA
- a CDS encoding isoamylase early set domain-containing protein, whose amino-acid sequence MPITKQYLKSKPECKITFVVPAKEANKVEVAGDFSNWNTSSLKKYKNGNFKGHLNLPVDREYQFRYIVDGEWVNESEADAYKWNDYAATENSVLKV is encoded by the coding sequence ATGCCAATTACAAAGCAATACCTGAAATCTAAACCGGAGTGTAAGATAACTTTTGTAGTGCCTGCAAAGGAGGCTAACAAAGTTGAAGTAGCGGGTGATTTCAGTAACTGGAATACATCTTCCCTGAAAAAATATAAGAACGGAAATTTCAAGGGACATTTAAATCTTCCTGTAGATAGGGAATATCAATTTAGATATATCGTTGATGGGGAATGGGTTAATGAATCTGAAGCCGATGCTTACAAATGGAATGATTATGCCGCTACTGAAAATAGTGTTTTAAAAGTCTGA
- a CDS encoding pyridoxamine 5'-phosphate oxidase family protein — protein MSTKNLYDDKAREKIKELAEDVDFCMLVTNMDEKPLSAVPMSTKQVDDHGAVWFLSKSDSEHNRNIKKDSDVQLLYSGTSDMEFLSVYGEAFIETNRDVIHDLYSKADNAWFDGKDDPSITAIKVNPKEAYYWDNKDNKMITLFKLGMAAVSGKNQDIGEKGKLEV, from the coding sequence ATGAGTACTAAGAATTTATATGACGATAAAGCAAGAGAAAAGATCAAGGAACTCGCAGAAGATGTAGACTTTTGCATGCTGGTGACCAATATGGACGAAAAACCATTAAGTGCCGTTCCAATGTCTACTAAACAGGTAGACGATCACGGAGCTGTTTGGTTCTTAAGCAAAAGTGATAGTGAGCATAATAGAAATATTAAAAAAGATAGCGATGTTCAATTGCTTTATAGCGGAACTTCAGACATGGAATTTTTGAGCGTATATGGTGAAGCGTTTATTGAAACTAACCGTGACGTGATCCATGATCTATATTCCAAGGCAGATAATGCATGGTTTGATGGAAAAGATGATCCAAGTATTACTGCCATTAAAGTAAATCCAAAAGAAGCCTATTATTGGGATAATAAGGATAATAAAATGATCACTCTATTCAAGTTAGGAATGGCTGCAGTAAGTGGCAAAAATCAGGATATTGGAGAAAAAGGAAAATTAGAAGTATAA
- the fabD gene encoding ACP S-malonyltransferase — translation MKAYIFPGQGAQFSGMGLDIFQKSPEAQELFNKANDILGFSITDIMFEGSAEDLKETKVTQPAVFLHSVILSKVLGDHFKPDMVAGHSLGEFSALVANGVLSFEDGLKLVSQRAQAMQKACEIEPSTMAAVLGLEDEMVESVCSETEGIVVAANYNCPGQLVISGAYAAVERACENLKERGARRAMILPVGGAFHSPLMEPARKDLAAAIENSTFNKPICPIYQNVSTFAVNDPAEIKKNLVFQLTAPVKWTQSVQNMIKDGASEFVEVGPGKVLQGLVKKIDRSMETSSAEIK, via the coding sequence ATGAAAGCATACATATTTCCCGGTCAGGGAGCCCAGTTTTCGGGAATGGGATTAGATATTTTTCAAAAATCTCCTGAAGCACAGGAACTGTTTAACAAAGCAAATGACATATTAGGATTTTCTATTACAGACATTATGTTTGAAGGTTCTGCAGAAGATCTTAAAGAAACAAAAGTTACTCAACCCGCTGTTTTTCTACATTCTGTAATTTTAAGCAAAGTACTGGGCGATCATTTTAAACCTGATATGGTTGCAGGTCATTCGCTTGGGGAATTTTCAGCTTTAGTTGCCAATGGTGTATTAAGCTTTGAAGACGGTTTAAAACTGGTTTCTCAAAGAGCACAGGCGATGCAAAAAGCATGTGAAATAGAACCTTCTACCATGGCTGCAGTTCTTGGCCTTGAAGATGAAATGGTTGAGTCTGTTTGTTCTGAAACCGAGGGGATCGTTGTCGCTGCAAATTATAACTGCCCTGGACAATTAGTGATCTCTGGAGCGTATGCTGCGGTTGAAAGAGCCTGTGAAAACCTGAAAGAAAGAGGCGCCAGAAGAGCCATGATATTACCGGTTGGAGGAGCTTTTCACTCCCCATTAATGGAACCTGCAAGAAAAGATCTTGCCGCAGCTATTGAAAACTCAACTTTCAATAAGCCAATTTGCCCTATATATCAAAATGTAAGCACTTTTGCTGTAAATGATCCTGCCGAGATCAAAAAGAATCTGGTTTTTCAATTAACCGCTCCCGTTAAATGGACTCAATCTGTTCAAAACATGATTAAGGATGGAGCTTCTGAATTTGTAGAAGTTGGACCTGGAAAAGTATTACAGGGCTTAGTTAAGAAGATTGACAGAAGTATGGAAACTTCTTCCGCAGAGATCAAATAA
- a CDS encoding 2TM domain-containing protein, producing the protein MFSKKKNNSEVDYEQRELYENARKRARQKKRLFQHFVIFLIGAVFLIVLNVVIGYQEDFKPLGYNWFVWAVLLWTLLFLIHFFNVFIVNSFMGKEWETKQVDKLVKKQKEKIARLKEQVEKDNPAAGSNDNTKTTTPPKRISPEDPDRPINS; encoded by the coding sequence ATGTTTTCTAAAAAGAAAAACAATTCCGAAGTAGATTACGAACAGCGTGAGCTATATGAAAATGCGAGAAAAAGAGCCAGGCAAAAAAAACGACTCTTTCAGCATTTCGTGATATTTTTAATTGGAGCTGTGTTCCTTATAGTTCTAAACGTTGTTATAGGCTACCAGGAAGATTTTAAGCCTTTGGGATACAACTGGTTTGTATGGGCTGTGCTGCTTTGGACCCTCTTATTTCTTATTCATTTTTTCAATGTTTTTATCGTGAACAGTTTTATGGGAAAAGAATGGGAAACAAAACAGGTAGATAAACTGGTTAAAAAACAGAAAGAGAAAATAGCCAGATTAAAAGAGCAGGTTGAAAAAGATAATCCAGCTGCAGGGTCAAACGATAACACTAAAACTACCACGCCACCAAAAAGAATTAGTCCGGAAGATCCAGACAGACCAATAAACAGTTAA
- a CDS encoding fructosamine kinase family protein, with protein MSVNDPKTILSKIARVFGKDLTKFSILTGGDINEVFLIECGSEKFVVKLNDSEKFPGMFEAEKTGLEELYDASAIDIPEVLKTGKVSSKSYLLLEHKNAAPKISGFWEMFGEQLAKLHQQSSKSFGFRKDNYIGSLPQYNEHRDSAAEFYIDMRLQPQIEMAENKGFQLNVKDSFYRNCENLIPSEPPALIHGDLWNGNYLVNAQGNPCLIDPAVTYAPREMDLGMMKLFGGFHENLFQTYNEIFPLQGNWEERISLWQLYYLLVHLNIFGAGYRSQVTAIIKRFS; from the coding sequence ATGAGCGTAAATGATCCAAAAACCATTCTATCTAAAATTGCACGGGTCTTTGGAAAAGATCTAACAAAATTTTCAATTCTTACAGGTGGAGATATCAATGAAGTTTTTCTTATAGAATGTGGATCTGAAAAATTCGTGGTTAAACTCAATGATTCTGAAAAGTTTCCAGGAATGTTCGAAGCTGAAAAAACTGGGCTTGAGGAACTATACGATGCTTCAGCAATTGATATTCCGGAGGTTTTAAAGACTGGGAAAGTTTCATCAAAATCTTATCTACTTCTTGAACATAAAAATGCTGCTCCCAAAATTTCAGGTTTTTGGGAAATGTTTGGAGAACAACTGGCTAAATTACACCAGCAGTCTTCAAAATCATTCGGTTTTCGTAAAGACAATTATATAGGGAGTCTTCCGCAGTATAATGAGCATAGAGATTCGGCAGCTGAATTTTATATAGACATGAGGCTTCAACCTCAGATTGAGATGGCTGAAAATAAAGGCTTTCAGCTAAACGTAAAAGATTCTTTTTACAGGAACTGTGAAAACTTAATTCCTTCTGAACCACCGGCGCTTATTCACGGTGATCTCTGGAATGGGAACTATCTTGTAAATGCCCAGGGAAATCCCTGTTTGATAGACCCTGCTGTTACTTATGCGCCCAGAGAAATGGATCTGGGAATGATGAAACTTTTCGGCGGATTTCATGAAAATTTATTTCAAACCTATAATGAGATTTTTCCACTACAGGGAAACTGGGAGGAAAGAATTTCTTTATGGCAGTTATATTATTTACTGGTTCACTTGAATATTTTCGGAGCAGGTTATAGATCTCAGGTAACTGCTATCATTAAAAGATTTAGTTGA
- a CDS encoding aminotransferase class V-fold PLP-dependent enzyme, whose amino-acid sequence MDNLRKGFPVLEQYTYLNTAASGLLSEKVWEFRQEHDLDFLIKASLLKEKMGEMLTDVRESIGDFFHCAPNRVALIPNFSYGFNSVLESLDKPKKVLLLKNDYPSVNWPVESRDFEVIHAEIDEDLENNILAKIEKEKPQIFAFSIVQYINGVKLSIDFLKELKDRFPDLILIADGTQYFGTENFNFDDSGIDIAISSCYKWMNAGYGNGFMLFNESVQGKLSPKHLGFGSLQGKYKAHEGNFIGKFEPGHYDTLNFGSVKVAIDQINQKGMENIQNKINDLKKIARDRLVGAGLLEKWTVNRRDYSSLFNIKGDENLFNKLRGEGIITSQRGEGIRLSIHYFNSEKDLDHLFKVLKI is encoded by the coding sequence ATGGATAATTTAAGAAAAGGCTTTCCCGTACTTGAACAATATACCTATTTAAATACCGCCGCCTCCGGGCTTCTTTCTGAAAAAGTTTGGGAATTTAGACAGGAACATGATTTGGATTTTCTTATTAAAGCCAGTCTTCTTAAAGAGAAAATGGGAGAAATGCTTACAGATGTGAGGGAAAGTATAGGTGATTTTTTTCACTGCGCTCCTAACAGGGTCGCTTTAATTCCTAATTTTTCCTATGGGTTTAATAGCGTTCTGGAAAGCCTTGATAAACCCAAAAAAGTACTTTTGCTTAAAAATGATTATCCTTCTGTTAATTGGCCAGTGGAATCAAGGGACTTTGAGGTAATTCATGCTGAAATAGATGAGGACCTTGAAAATAATATCCTTGCAAAAATAGAAAAAGAAAAGCCTCAAATTTTTGCCTTTAGCATTGTACAATATATTAATGGTGTAAAACTAAGTATTGATTTTCTTAAAGAATTAAAAGATAGATTTCCCGATCTTATTCTTATTGCTGATGGGACCCAGTATTTTGGAACCGAAAACTTCAATTTTGATGATTCTGGGATAGATATTGCTATTAGCAGCTGCTATAAATGGATGAATGCTGGTTATGGTAACGGATTTATGCTTTTTAATGAAAGCGTACAGGGGAAACTTTCTCCTAAACATCTGGGATTTGGATCGCTCCAGGGAAAATATAAGGCTCACGAGGGAAATTTTATTGGCAAATTTGAACCGGGACATTACGATACGCTCAATTTTGGAAGTGTGAAAGTAGCGATAGATCAAATTAATCAAAAAGGAATGGAGAATATCCAGAATAAAATTAATGATCTAAAAAAAATAGCAAGGGATAGGCTTGTCGGCGCCGGATTATTGGAAAAATGGACTGTTAATCGTCGGGATTATTCTTCACTTTTTAATATAAAAGGTGATGAGAATCTGTTCAATAAATTGAGAGGAGAAGGAATTATTACTTCTCAACGTGGAGAGGGAATCAGGCTGAGTATACATTATTTTAATTCAGAAAAAGATCTGGATCATCTTTTCAAGGTTTTGAAGATCTAA